The following coding sequences lie in one Kryptolebias marmoratus isolate JLee-2015 linkage group LG5, ASM164957v2, whole genome shotgun sequence genomic window:
- the sesn2 gene encoding sestrin-2, whose protein sequence is MASNAVPGLTCRANGEDGPRQACVSGGSLRNRFDSESDGAPTAKSSARLCSRDREERAAALEELSQKVLACLGLDRPGSARLGKRMLLHLLRLSRSCPLQEVRVRASELLRTAQDEGVEVPRALASGPSAFIPTKEILIEGPNQDVLIESFVSLGRVDHLTMVMALHPAYLSCFLRTQHALLELDGPLPRHWRHYISIMAAARHHCAYLVQQHSAGFLEAGGDESWLSGFEHTPTKLRSLQTLNKLLAHRPWLITLQHIQELVSPGAEPRWSLAELIHAVILMAHTHSLCSFVWGCGLNPEPDHIGGYTFQPPSPNHLPRSPHSPAPEDGRPELVDGAVEVEVLLKRMVELQQQQEEEECTQEEMVTRFERERSESIPTAVVRGAPPDLVVCLVEEPEFRYEDFAPRGEQSPPVMRAQDYSWEDHGFSLVNRLLPDMGQLLDEKFQVVSTLTYHRMAMHEGVDTYTLRKALWNYIHCLYGIRYDDYDYGGVNVLLERSLKVFVKTMACHPEQTTARVYHTFWRHFRHSEKVHANLIVMEARLQAALLYTLRAITYYMR, encoded by the exons ATGGCCAGCAACGCCGTGCCGGGCCTCACCTGCCGGGCTAATGGAGAGGACGGCCCGAGGCAGGCGTGCGTTTCTGGTGGCTCGCTTCGGAACCGGTTCGACTCGGAATCCGACGGTGCGCCGACGGCGAAGAGCTCGGCTCGGCTGTGCAGCCGGGACAGAGAGGAGCGGGCCGCGGCTCTGGAGGAGCTGAGCCAGAAGGTCCTGGCATGTCTGGGATTGGACCGGCCCGGTTCGGCGCGGCTGGGCAAGCGAATGCTCCTCCATCTGCTCCGGCTCTCCCGTTCGTGTCCGCTGCAGGAGGTCCGGGTGAGAGCGAGCGAGCTGCTGCGGACCGCGCAG gACGAAGGAGTAGAAGTACCTCGAGCCTTGGCTTCTGGTCCGAGTGCCTTTATCCCCACAAAAGAG ATCCTGATAGAGGGGCCGAATCAGGACGTCCTCATCGAGTCTTTTGTGTCTCTCGGCCGTGTGGACCACCTCACCATGGTCATGGCCCTCCACCCGGCCTACCTCAGCTGCTTCCTGAGGACCCAGCACGCGCTGCTGGAGCTGGACGGCCCCTTGCCCCGTCACTGGAGACATTACATCTCCATCATG GCCGCGGCCCGGCACCACTGCGCGTACCTGGTGCAGCAGCACAGCGCGGGCTTCCTGGAGGCCGGAGGCGACGAGAGCTGGCTGAGCGGCTTCGAGCACACTCCCACCAAGCTGCGCAGCCTGCAGACGCTCAACAAGCTGCTGGCACACAGACCCTGGCTCATTACGCTGCAGCACATCCAG GAGCTGGTGAGTCCCGGAGCGGAGCCCCGCTGGTCGCTGGCAGAGCTGATCCACGCCGTCATTCTGATGGCGCACACCCACTCCCTCTGCTCCTTCGTGTGGGGGTGCGGCCTAAACCCCGAACCCGACCACATCGGAGGCTACACCTTCCAGCCTCCGTCGCCCAATCACCTCCCTCGCAGCCCTCACAGCCCCGCCCCTGAGGACGGCAGGCCCGAG CTGGTGGATGGAgcggtggaggtggaggtgctgCTGAAGAGAAtggtggagctgcagcagcagcaggaggaggaggagtgcaCGCAGGAGGAGATGGTCACACGGTTCGAAAGGGAGAGGAGCGAGAGCATACCAACAG CGGTGGTGCGGGGCGCTCCACCCGACCTGGTGGTGTGTCTGGTGGAGGAGCCGGAGTTCAGATATGAGGACTTCGCCCCCAGAGGAGAGCAGTCGCCACCCGTCATGAGAGCGCAG GACTACTCATGGGAGGACCACGGCTTTTCTCTGGTCAACAGACTCCTCCCAGATATGGGCCAGCTCCTGGATGAGAAGTTTCAG GTTGTGAGCACTTTGACCTACCACAGGATGGCCATGCACGAGGGCGTAGACACCTACACTCTCAGGAAAGCTCTGTGGAACTACATCCACTGCCTCTACGGCATTCG CTACGACGACTACGACTACGGCGGCGTGAACGTGCTGCTGGAGCGCTCCCTGAAGGTTTTTGTGAAAACCATGGCCTGCCACCCCGAGCAGACCACGGCCCGCGTTTACCACACCTTCTGGAGACACTTCAGACACTCGGAGAAG GTTCATGCTAACCTTATCGTGATGGAAGCTCGGCTACAGGCCGCCCTGCTTTATACCCTACGAGCCATTACCTACTACATGAGATGA